The following coding sequences are from one Burkholderia stabilis window:
- a CDS encoding ABC transporter ATP-binding protein, whose translation MKSDDVIVSFRGVRKTYDGETLVVKSLDLDIHRGEFLTLLGPSGSGKTTCLMMLAGFEFPTGGEIRLDGELLNNVPPHKRNIGMVFQNYALFPHLTVEQNVAYPLTVRKLPAAERAERVAHALKMVQMERFAKRYPAQLSGGQQQRIALARALVFEPKLVLMDEPLGALDKQLREHMQYELKALHEKLGVTFVYVTHDQGEALTMSDRVAVFDKGIVQQLDTVDRLYESPCNEFVANFIGDSNRLRGTIARVDGEFCEFRLDDGTQLVGRRIGDAAEGAAAVACIRPERMSLAAHGANGHAHGAAANRLTGEARSLIYFGDHVRMRCALPGQDECFVKVPLGTGAIDAFSPGAPVSLAFAPEHLRVFA comes from the coding sequence ATGAAGTCCGATGATGTGATCGTCAGCTTTCGCGGCGTGCGGAAGACCTACGACGGCGAAACGCTGGTCGTCAAATCGCTCGACCTCGATATCCACCGCGGGGAATTCCTGACGCTGCTCGGGCCGTCGGGCTCCGGCAAGACGACCTGCCTGATGATGCTCGCCGGGTTCGAGTTCCCGACCGGCGGCGAGATCCGCCTCGACGGCGAACTGCTGAACAACGTGCCGCCGCACAAGCGCAACATCGGCATGGTGTTCCAGAACTACGCGCTGTTCCCGCACCTGACGGTCGAGCAGAACGTCGCGTATCCGCTGACCGTGCGCAAGCTGCCCGCCGCCGAGCGCGCGGAGCGCGTCGCGCACGCGCTGAAGATGGTGCAGATGGAGCGCTTCGCGAAACGTTACCCGGCGCAGTTGTCGGGCGGCCAGCAGCAGCGCATCGCGCTGGCGCGGGCGCTCGTGTTCGAGCCGAAGCTGGTGCTGATGGACGAGCCGCTCGGCGCGCTCGACAAGCAGTTGCGCGAACACATGCAGTACGAACTGAAGGCGCTGCACGAAAAGCTCGGCGTGACGTTCGTGTACGTGACGCACGACCAGGGCGAGGCGCTGACGATGTCCGATCGTGTCGCCGTGTTCGACAAGGGCATCGTGCAGCAGCTCGACACCGTCGACCGCCTGTACGAATCGCCGTGCAATGAATTCGTCGCGAACTTCATCGGCGACAGCAACCGGCTGCGCGGCACCATCGCGCGCGTCGACGGCGAATTCTGCGAATTCCGGCTCGACGACGGCACGCAACTCGTCGGCCGCCGCATCGGCGACGCGGCCGAAGGCGCAGCGGCCGTCGCGTGCATCCGCCCCGAACGCATGAGCCTCGCCGCGCACGGTGCGAACGGCCACGCGCACGGCGCGGCCGCGAACCGCCTGACGGGCGAGGCGCGCAGCCTCATCTATTTCGGCGATCACGTGCGCATGCGCTGCGCGCTGCCCGGCCAGGACGAATGCTTCGTGAAGGTGCCGCTCGGCACCGGCGCGATCGATGCGTTCTCGCCCGGCGCGCCGGTCTCGCTGGCGTTCGCGCCCGAACACCTGCGCGTGTTCGCGTGA
- a CDS encoding DUF2946 domain-containing protein: MLHRHRHLTAWLGVLAIWFAIAAPLVSQWRAAQAATPDAIVCSAEHGAHRSPDAGRMHDHALHLDACGYCGFFAHSPAIGAPAAASFASVSVVSVSAAAPRAVAAHADRYPRAYPRAPPERA; this comes from the coding sequence ATGCTGCACCGACATCGTCACCTGACCGCCTGGCTTGGCGTGCTCGCGATCTGGTTCGCGATCGCGGCGCCGCTGGTGTCGCAGTGGCGCGCAGCGCAAGCAGCCACCCCTGACGCGATCGTCTGCAGTGCAGAGCACGGCGCACATCGGTCGCCCGATGCGGGCCGCATGCACGATCACGCGTTGCATCTCGACGCGTGCGGTTACTGCGGCTTCTTCGCGCACAGTCCCGCGATCGGCGCGCCTGCGGCCGCCTCATTCGCTTCCGTTTCCGTCGTTTCCGTTTCCGCCGCCGCGCCGCGTGCCGTCGCGGCGCATGCCGACCGCTATCCGCGCGCGTATCCACGCGCACCGCCCGAGCGCGCCTGA
- a CDS encoding PLP-dependent aminotransferase family protein, with amino-acid sequence MDTVILADWLSARLDRGSSEPMYRQLLQLMQQAILTGELGPGTKLPSSRTLAADLSIARNTVLHVYDQLTAEGYVLTTTGSGTYVADTRPDAAVIRAPGAAQPPSGADAPAQPEAPDMQDSLSMRGRRLIEHAGVSRRQWGAFMPGVPDVSEFPSRTWSRLQARLWKEANPELLTYAPGGGYRPLRRALADYLRVARSVKCSPDQVIITTGIHQSIDLAVRLLADIGDRAWVEEPCYWGVRSVLQAAGLTLAPVPVDQEGLDPRASDMQHPPRLVLVTPSHQYPLGMVMSLARRRMLLEYARQHRCWIIEDDYDSEFRYGSRPLASLQGLDEGGRVIYVGSLGKMLFPGLRMGYMVVPEHLVDTFRTGLSELYREGQLMQQAVLAEFIMDGHLTSHVRRMRTLYGERRQLMIDAIRTRFGDALPVMGDEAGLHLVLGLPDACDDRAVTQSAFDAGVIVRPLTSYYSNLDSAQRGLLLGYACVAHEGIGPAFDTLAQTIEQHLPRDITRAA; translated from the coding sequence TTGGATACCGTGATCCTTGCCGACTGGCTCTCCGCCCGGCTCGACCGAGGCTCGTCCGAGCCGATGTACCGGCAGTTGCTGCAACTCATGCAGCAGGCCATCCTGACCGGCGAATTGGGGCCAGGGACGAAATTGCCGAGTTCGCGGACGCTCGCGGCCGACCTGTCGATCGCGCGCAATACCGTGCTGCACGTGTACGACCAGTTGACGGCCGAAGGCTACGTGCTGACGACGACCGGCAGCGGCACCTACGTGGCCGACACGCGGCCGGACGCGGCCGTGATCCGCGCGCCGGGCGCCGCGCAGCCGCCGTCCGGCGCCGATGCGCCCGCGCAGCCGGAGGCACCGGACATGCAGGACAGCCTCTCGATGCGCGGCCGCCGGCTGATCGAGCACGCGGGCGTGTCGCGGCGCCAGTGGGGGGCATTCATGCCGGGGGTGCCGGACGTGTCGGAATTTCCGAGCCGCACGTGGAGCCGCCTGCAGGCGCGGCTGTGGAAGGAGGCGAACCCGGAGCTGCTGACCTATGCGCCGGGCGGCGGCTACCGCCCGCTGCGGCGCGCGCTCGCCGATTACCTGCGCGTCGCGCGTTCGGTCAAATGCTCTCCCGACCAGGTGATCATCACGACGGGCATCCACCAGTCGATCGATCTCGCGGTGCGGCTGCTCGCCGACATCGGCGATCGCGCGTGGGTCGAGGAACCGTGCTACTGGGGCGTGCGCAGCGTCCTGCAGGCGGCCGGCCTCACGCTCGCGCCGGTGCCGGTCGACCAGGAGGGGCTCGACCCGCGCGCCAGCGACATGCAGCATCCGCCGCGGCTCGTGCTCGTCACGCCGTCGCATCAGTACCCGCTCGGGATGGTGATGAGTCTCGCGCGGCGCCGGATGCTGCTCGAATACGCGCGCCAGCACCGCTGCTGGATCATCGAGGACGACTACGACAGCGAATTCCGCTACGGCAGCCGCCCGCTCGCGTCGCTGCAGGGGCTCGACGAGGGCGGCCGCGTGATCTACGTCGGCAGCCTCGGCAAGATGCTGTTCCCCGGCCTGCGGATGGGCTACATGGTCGTGCCCGAGCATCTGGTCGACACGTTCCGCACCGGGCTGTCGGAGCTGTATCGCGAAGGCCAGCTGATGCAGCAGGCCGTGCTCGCCGAATTCATCATGGACGGCCACCTGACTTCGCACGTGAGAAGGATGCGCACGCTGTACGGCGAGCGCCGGCAACTGATGATCGACGCGATCCGCACGCGCTTCGGCGACGCGCTGCCGGTGATGGGCGACGAGGCCGGCCTGCATCTGGTGCTCGGCCTGCCCGACGCATGCGACGATCGCGCCGTCACGCAGAGCGCGTTCGACGCGGGCGTGATCGTGCGCCCGCTCACGAGCTACTACAGCAACCTCGACAGCGCGCAGCGCGGCCTGCTGCTCGGCTATGCGTGCGTCGCGCACGAAGGCATCGGCCCGGCGTTCGACACGCTCGCGCAAACCATCGAGCAACATCTGCCTCGGGACATCACGCGCGCGGCATAG
- a CDS encoding TonB-dependent copper receptor, with product MTNFQLRAPRASRNAGARRMPRMLKLTVPALAVGALAATAAAAETARAPGAPADDTTMLLPPVEVVASPLTTPLVVVTDPKAPRQPLPASDGADYLKTIPGFTSIRSGGTNGDPVLRGMFGSRLNILANGMPTLGACPNRMDAPTSYIAPESYDKVTVVKGPQTVLYGPGASAGTVLFERVTPRFDKPGMRFDGSLVGGSFGRNDQNIDVTAGTPDVYGRVTANHAHSQDYKDGNGNTVPSQWDKWNADAALGWTPDDHTRVELTAGTGDGYAKYAGRGMDGAHFRRETFGLSFDKRHLGDVLDRIEARVYYNEADHVMDNYTLRQPDPTSSMPMRMAAEVRRRTFGARAAATFRFGDDFKLVTGVDAQSNRLDSRSAMGRQNYGDQPWDAQAAMWNAGVFGELTWYASEVSRVIGGARIDYASARDKRATTSGMMMSKPNPTFDDDRARVLPSGFVRYERDLAALPVTWYAGIGHAQRYPDYWELFSANRGPAGSVNAFSAVQPEKTTQIDIGVQYKSDRFDAWVSAYAGYVQDFILFNYSAGMMGATTQATNVNAQIMGGEAGVSWRPVAPLRVETSLAYAWGRNVASGDPLPQMPPLEARFGLEYTRGAWSAGGLWRIVAPQHRYALNEGNVVGKDFGPSAGFGVLSLHTQYNVSKTVQISIGVDNVLNKAYTEHLNLAGNAGFGYPANAPVMEPGRTAWLRVSAKL from the coding sequence ATGACCAATTTCCAGTTGCGTGCGCCGCGGGCGTCACGCAATGCCGGCGCGCGCCGTATGCCGCGCATGCTGAAACTTACCGTTCCTGCGCTGGCTGTCGGCGCGCTGGCCGCGACCGCCGCCGCAGCCGAAACGGCGCGCGCCCCCGGCGCACCTGCGGATGACACGACCATGCTGCTGCCACCCGTCGAGGTCGTCGCATCGCCGCTGACGACGCCGCTCGTCGTCGTCACCGATCCGAAGGCGCCGCGCCAGCCGCTGCCCGCCAGCGACGGCGCGGATTACCTGAAGACGATTCCCGGTTTCACGTCGATCCGCAGCGGCGGCACGAACGGCGACCCCGTGCTGCGCGGGATGTTCGGCTCGCGGCTGAATATCCTGGCGAACGGGATGCCGACGCTCGGCGCGTGCCCGAACCGGATGGACGCGCCGACTTCGTACATCGCGCCGGAAAGCTACGACAAGGTCACGGTCGTGAAGGGGCCGCAGACCGTGCTCTACGGCCCGGGCGCGTCGGCCGGCACCGTGCTGTTCGAACGCGTGACGCCGCGTTTCGACAAGCCGGGCATGCGTTTCGACGGCAGCCTCGTCGGCGGCTCGTTCGGGCGCAACGACCAGAACATCGACGTGACGGCCGGCACGCCGGACGTCTACGGCCGCGTGACCGCGAACCACGCGCATTCGCAGGACTACAAGGACGGCAACGGCAACACGGTGCCGTCGCAGTGGGACAAATGGAACGCCGATGCGGCGCTCGGCTGGACGCCCGACGACCATACGCGCGTCGAACTGACGGCCGGCACGGGCGACGGCTACGCGAAGTACGCGGGGCGCGGGATGGACGGCGCGCATTTCCGCCGCGAGACGTTCGGCCTGTCGTTCGACAAGCGGCATCTCGGCGACGTGCTCGACCGGATCGAAGCGCGCGTGTACTACAACGAAGCCGACCACGTGATGGACAACTACACGTTGCGGCAGCCCGATCCGACCAGCAGCATGCCGATGCGGATGGCGGCGGAGGTGCGGCGCCGCACGTTCGGTGCGCGCGCGGCCGCGACGTTCCGGTTCGGCGACGACTTCAAGCTCGTGACGGGCGTCGATGCGCAATCGAACCGGCTCGATTCGCGCTCGGCGATGGGCCGGCAGAACTACGGCGACCAGCCGTGGGATGCGCAGGCGGCGATGTGGAACGCAGGAGTGTTCGGCGAGCTGACGTGGTACGCGAGCGAAGTCTCGCGCGTGATCGGCGGCGCGCGTATCGACTATGCGAGCGCACGCGACAAGCGCGCGACGACGAGCGGCATGATGATGAGCAAGCCGAATCCGACCTTCGACGACGATCGCGCGCGCGTGCTGCCAAGCGGCTTCGTGCGCTACGAGCGCGACCTGGCGGCGCTGCCCGTCACGTGGTACGCAGGGATCGGTCATGCGCAGCGCTATCCCGACTACTGGGAGCTGTTCTCCGCGAATCGCGGGCCGGCCGGCTCGGTCAACGCGTTCTCCGCGGTACAGCCCGAAAAGACCACGCAGATCGACATCGGCGTGCAATACAAGAGCGACCGGTTCGACGCGTGGGTGTCGGCCTACGCGGGCTACGTGCAGGACTTCATCCTGTTCAACTACTCGGCCGGCATGATGGGCGCGACCACGCAGGCGACCAACGTCAACGCGCAGATCATGGGCGGCGAAGCGGGCGTGTCGTGGCGGCCGGTTGCGCCGCTGCGCGTCGAGACCTCGCTCGCGTACGCGTGGGGGCGCAACGTGGCGAGCGGCGATCCGCTGCCGCAGATGCCGCCGCTCGAGGCGCGCTTCGGGCTCGAATACACGCGCGGCGCATGGTCGGCTGGCGGCCTGTGGCGGATCGTTGCGCCGCAGCATCGTTATGCACTGAACGAGGGCAACGTGGTCGGCAAGGACTTCGGCCCGAGCGCCGGATTCGGCGTGCTGTCGCTGCATACGCAGTACAACGTGAGCAAGACCGTGCAGATCTCGATCGGCGTCGACAACGTGCTGAACAAGGCTTACACCGAGCATCTGAACCTCGCCGGCAACGCGGGCTTCGGGTATCCGGCGAACGCGCCGGTGATGGAGCCGGGCCGTACCGCATGGCTGCGCGTGAGCGCGAAGCTGTAA
- a CDS encoding Pr6Pr family membrane protein — MSKAFFVSAYRLTAALLAVSTTLHSIAGYWGMPAFQLGNFLSYFTQLSSLYAAMILAAGLWRIARPGSARYESMRGAAVLYVLITAIVYELLLARLDALRHVTPAFNNWVLHRIVPLVMLCDWLYVEPRSPIPRRSAFAWLGFPVVYLGYTLVRGALENWYPYPFVDPRPHGYLPVAIQCSLIALGAAALALGIRWLGNHARQSSAATFKEG, encoded by the coding sequence ATGAGCAAGGCGTTCTTCGTTTCGGCCTACCGGCTGACCGCCGCGTTGCTCGCGGTGTCCACGACGCTGCACAGCATCGCCGGCTACTGGGGCATGCCCGCGTTTCAGCTCGGCAACTTCCTCAGCTACTTCACGCAACTGAGCAGCCTCTATGCGGCGATGATCCTGGCCGCGGGGCTCTGGCGCATCGCGCGCCCCGGCTCTGCCCGCTACGAATCGATGCGCGGCGCCGCCGTGCTGTACGTGCTGATCACCGCGATCGTCTACGAACTCCTGCTCGCGCGGCTCGATGCGCTGCGCCACGTCACGCCGGCGTTCAACAACTGGGTACTGCACCGGATCGTGCCGCTCGTCATGCTATGTGACTGGCTGTACGTGGAGCCGCGCTCGCCGATCCCGCGGCGCAGCGCGTTCGCGTGGCTCGGTTTTCCGGTCGTCTATCTCGGCTATACGCTCGTGCGCGGCGCGCTGGAGAACTGGTATCCGTATCCGTTCGTCGATCCGCGGCCGCACGGCTACCTGCCGGTGGCCATCCAGTGTTCGCTGATCGCGCTCGGCGCGGCGGCGCTCGCGCTCGGCATCCGCTGGCTCGGCAATCATGCGAGACAGTCCAGCGCCGCGACGTTCAAGGAAGGATGA
- a CDS encoding esterase/lipase family protein has protein sequence MARSMRSRVMAGAVACAMSVAPFAGTTALMTLATTRAAMAATAPADDYATTRYPIILVHGLTGTDKYAGVLEYWYGIQEDLQQHGASVYVANLSGFQSDDGPNGRGEQLLAYVKTVLAATGATKVNLVGHSQGGLTSRYVAAVAPDLVASVTTIGTPHRGSEFADFVQGVLAYDPTGLSSSVIAAFVNVFGILTSSSHNTNQDALAALKTLTTSQAATYNRNYPSAGLGAPGSCQTGAPTETVGGNTHLLYSWAGTAIQPTISVFGVTGAADTSTIPLVDPANALDPSTLALFGTGTVMINRSSGQNDGLVSKCSALYGKVLSTSYKWNHIDEINQLLGVRGAFAEDPVAVIRTHANRLKLAGV, from the coding sequence ATGGCCAGATCGATGCGTTCCAGGGTAATGGCAGGGGCAGTGGCATGCGCGATGAGCGTCGCGCCGTTTGCGGGGACCACGGCGCTGATGACGCTCGCGACGACGCGCGCGGCAATGGCGGCGACCGCGCCCGCCGACGACTACGCGACGACGCGTTATCCGATCATCCTCGTGCACGGCCTGACCGGCACCGACAAATACGCGGGCGTGCTCGAGTACTGGTACGGCATCCAGGAGGACCTGCAGCAGCATGGCGCGAGCGTCTACGTTGCGAACCTGTCGGGCTTCCAGAGCGACGACGGCCCGAACGGGCGCGGCGAACAACTGCTCGCCTACGTGAAGACGGTGCTCGCCGCGACGGGCGCGACCAAGGTCAATCTCGTCGGCCACAGCCAGGGCGGGCTGACGTCGCGCTATGTCGCGGCCGTCGCCCCCGATCTCGTCGCGTCGGTGACGACGATCGGCACGCCGCATCGCGGCTCCGAATTCGCCGACTTCGTGCAGGGCGTGCTCGCCTACGATCCGACCGGGCTTTCCTCGTCGGTGATCGCCGCATTCGTCAATGTGTTCGGGATCCTGACGAGCAGCAGCCATAACACGAACCAGGACGCACTCGCCGCGCTGAAGACGCTGACGACCTCGCAGGCCGCCACGTACAACCGGAATTATCCGAGTGCGGGCCTTGGCGCGCCGGGCAGTTGCCAGACCGGCGCGCCGACGGAAACCGTCGGTGGCAACACCCATCTGCTGTATTCGTGGGCCGGCACGGCGATCCAGCCGACGATCTCGGTGTTCGGCGTCACGGGTGCGGCGGACACGAGCACCATCCCGCTCGTCGATCCGGCGAACGCGCTCGACCCGTCGACGCTCGCGTTGTTCGGCACGGGCACGGTGATGATCAATCGCAGCTCGGGCCAGAACGACGGGCTCGTGTCGAAGTGCAGCGCGCTGTACGGCAAGGTGCTGAGCACGAGTTACAAGTGGAACCATATCGACGAGATCAACCAGTTGCTCGGCGTGCGCGGTGCATTTGCGGAAGATCCGGTCGCGGTGATCCGCACGCATGCGAATCGCCTGAAGCTGGCGGGCGTGTAA
- a CDS encoding peptidoglycan DD-metalloendopeptidase family protein: protein MREIIPIHDSLARWLPQAALVAAAVALSGCTLTPWTDNWQTARPSAPTSAATPGVIAGYYRVNPGDTLAGIAGAYGQRVQDVASWNHMAPTDAVSPGQVLRVAPPPAATSLGQPPAQAAQPGSLAWPATGIVATPFTAGKTRGIVIAASGADHSVRAAANGRVVYAGSGVKAYGPLVILKHDNGLITAYGHNGKLLVNEGDAVRQGQPVAEMGTDTNGRSTFEFEVRQNGKVVDPMNFLPRNGG, encoded by the coding sequence TTGAGAGAAATTATTCCCATCCACGATTCGCTGGCACGCTGGCTGCCGCAGGCGGCGCTCGTCGCCGCGGCCGTCGCGCTGTCGGGCTGTACGCTGACGCCGTGGACCGACAACTGGCAGACGGCGCGTCCATCCGCGCCGACTTCGGCCGCGACGCCGGGCGTGATCGCCGGCTATTACCGCGTGAACCCGGGCGACACGCTCGCGGGCATCGCGGGCGCCTACGGGCAGCGCGTGCAGGACGTGGCCAGCTGGAACCACATGGCGCCGACCGACGCCGTGTCGCCCGGCCAGGTGCTGCGCGTCGCGCCGCCGCCTGCCGCGACGTCGCTCGGGCAGCCGCCCGCGCAGGCCGCGCAGCCGGGCTCGCTCGCATGGCCGGCCACGGGCATCGTCGCGACGCCGTTTACGGCTGGCAAGACCCGCGGCATCGTGATCGCCGCATCCGGCGCCGACCATTCGGTGCGGGCCGCAGCCAACGGGCGCGTGGTCTATGCCGGGTCCGGCGTGAAGGCCTACGGCCCGCTCGTGATCCTGAAGCATGACAACGGGCTCATCACGGCCTACGGGCACAACGGCAAACTGCTCGTCAACGAAGGCGACGCGGTGCGCCAGGGCCAGCCGGTCGCTGAAATGGGCACCGACACGAACGGCCGTTCGACGTTCGAGTTCGAAGTCCGCCAGAACGGCAAGGTCGTCGACCCGATGAACTTCCTGCCGCGCAACGGCGGCTGA
- a CDS encoding DUF4148 domain-containing protein has product MKSLIATFAAAAVLAVPAVSFAQQNAPVTRAQVKAELVQLQQAGYKLGSDRTNYPEGILAAEARVNPQQNVAAADTTGYGAQPAAQQESGAPAAAKTGWQVKRIADGAPVYKGR; this is encoded by the coding sequence ATGAAATCGCTGATCGCAACGTTCGCTGCAGCTGCCGTCCTCGCCGTTCCCGCCGTCTCGTTCGCCCAACAGAACGCGCCCGTCACCCGCGCGCAAGTGAAGGCCGAACTGGTCCAACTGCAACAAGCCGGCTACAAGCTGGGCAGTGACCGGACGAACTACCCGGAAGGCATCCTGGCTGCTGAAGCCCGTGTGAACCCGCAACAGAACGTCGCCGCCGCCGACACGACCGGCTACGGCGCACAACCGGCCGCCCAACAAGAATCGGGCGCTCCGGCCGCGGCAAAGACCGGCTGGCAAGTCAAGCGCATCGCTGACGGCGCACCGGTCTACAAGGGTCGTTAA
- a CDS encoding ABC transporter substrate-binding protein: MNRASFTARRTALALALAVVGASAAAAELTVVNFGGANGDAQKAAFNQPFEKATGNKVTAVEYNGEQAKVKAMVEAKHVNWDVVEVESGDLNRGCDEGLYEKLDWSKIAKKSDLIPESPQVCGVGFFVWSTALSYNADKLKSAPTGWADFWNVKKFPGKRGMRKGARYNLEFALMADGVPTKDVYKVLGTKAGQDRAFKKLDELKPYIQWWEAGAQPPQFLVAGDVVMSTAYNGRIDAAQKEGKNLKVVWNGSIYDLDYWAIPKGSPNKALAEQYIAYSLTPKPQQAYAQHIAYGPANIAAIKSLDAKTLANLPNSPANGKNAVLEDIGFWTDHSDELEQRFAAWATK, translated from the coding sequence ATGAACCGAGCAAGCTTTACCGCGCGTCGCACCGCGCTGGCACTGGCGCTCGCCGTCGTCGGCGCATCGGCCGCGGCCGCCGAACTCACGGTCGTCAACTTCGGCGGCGCGAACGGCGACGCGCAGAAGGCCGCGTTCAACCAGCCGTTCGAGAAAGCGACCGGCAACAAGGTCACCGCCGTCGAGTACAACGGCGAGCAGGCGAAAGTGAAGGCGATGGTCGAGGCGAAGCACGTCAACTGGGACGTGGTCGAAGTCGAGTCGGGCGACCTGAACCGCGGCTGCGACGAAGGGCTGTACGAGAAGCTCGACTGGTCGAAGATCGCGAAGAAGTCCGACCTGATTCCGGAATCGCCGCAGGTGTGCGGCGTCGGCTTCTTCGTGTGGTCGACGGCGCTGTCGTACAACGCGGACAAGCTGAAGTCGGCGCCGACCGGCTGGGCCGATTTCTGGAACGTGAAGAAATTCCCCGGCAAGCGCGGGATGCGCAAGGGCGCGCGTTACAACCTCGAATTCGCGCTGATGGCCGACGGCGTTCCGACGAAGGATGTCTACAAGGTGCTCGGCACGAAGGCCGGCCAGGATCGCGCGTTCAAGAAGCTCGACGAGCTGAAGCCGTACATCCAGTGGTGGGAAGCGGGCGCGCAGCCGCCGCAGTTCCTCGTCGCCGGCGACGTCGTGATGTCGACCGCGTACAACGGCCGCATCGACGCCGCGCAGAAGGAAGGCAAGAACCTGAAGGTCGTGTGGAACGGCAGCATCTACGACCTCGACTACTGGGCGATTCCGAAGGGCTCGCCGAACAAGGCGCTTGCCGAGCAGTACATCGCGTACTCGCTGACGCCGAAGCCGCAGCAGGCCTATGCGCAGCACATCGCGTACGGCCCGGCGAACATCGCGGCGATCAAGTCGCTCGATGCGAAGACGCTCGCGAACCTGCCGAACTCACCGGCCAACGGCAAGAACGCGGTGCTGGAGGACATCGGTTTCTGGACCGACCACAGCGACGAGCTCGAGCAACGCTTCGCCGCGTGGGCGACGAAGTAA
- a CDS encoding lipase secretion chaperone, whose product MTAREGRAPLARRAVVYGVVGLAAIAGAAMWSGAGWHRGTGAAGVSQDAAPVDGVPAAAPQAAVPASAGLPSSLAGSSAPRLPLDAGGHLAKSRAVRDFFDYCLTAQSDLSAAALDALVVREIAAQLDGTVAQVEALDVWHRYRAYLDALAKLRDAGAVDKSDLGALQLALDQRASIAYRTLGDWSQPFFGAEQWRQRYDLARLKIAQDRTLTDAQKAERLAALEQQMPADERAAQQRVEKQRAAIDQIAQLQKSGATPDAMRAQLTQTLGPEAAARVAQMQQDDASWQSRYTDYAAQRAQIESAGLSPQDRDTQIAALRQRVFTKPGEAVRAASLDRGAGSAQ is encoded by the coding sequence ATGACCGCACGTGAAGGGCGCGCGCCGCTGGCGCGGCGCGCTGTGGTCTATGGTGTCGTGGGGCTGGCGGCGATCGCCGGTGCCGCGATGTGGAGCGGTGCAGGATGGCATCGCGGCACGGGGGCGGCCGGCGTGTCGCAGGATGCGGCGCCGGTCGACGGCGTGCCTGCGGCGGCGCCGCAGGCCGCCGTGCCGGCAAGCGCGGGCCTGCCGTCGTCGCTCGCCGGTTCCAGCGCGCCGCGGTTGCCGCTCGATGCGGGCGGCCATCTCGCGAAGTCGCGCGCGGTGCGCGATTTCTTCGACTATTGCCTGACCGCGCAGAGCGATCTGAGTGCGGCCGCGCTCGATGCGCTCGTCGTGCGCGAGATCGCCGCGCAGCTCGACGGCACGGTCGCGCAGGTCGAGGCGCTCGACGTTTGGCACCGGTATCGCGCGTATCTCGACGCGCTCGCGAAATTGCGCGACGCCGGCGCGGTCGACAAGTCCGACCTGGGCGCGCTGCAACTCGCGCTCGACCAGCGCGCGTCGATCGCGTATCGCACGCTCGGCGACTGGAGCCAGCCGTTCTTCGGCGCGGAGCAGTGGCGGCAGCGCTACGACCTCGCGCGGCTGAAGATTGCACAGGATCGCACGCTGACGGATGCGCAGAAGGCCGAGCGGCTCGCGGCGCTCGAGCAGCAGATGCCGGCCGACGAGCGCGCCGCGCAGCAGCGTGTCGAGAAACAGCGGGCTGCGATCGACCAGATCGCGCAACTGCAGAAGAGCGGGGCGACGCCCGACGCGATGCGTGCGCAACTGACGCAGACGCTCGGGCCCGAGGCCGCCGCGCGCGTCGCGCAGATGCAGCAGGACGACGCATCGTGGCAGAGCCGCTACACGGACTATGCGGCACAGCGCGCGCAGATCGAATCGGCCGGCCTGTCGCCGCAGGATCGCGACACGCAGATTGCCGCGCTGCGGCAGCGCGTGTTCACGAAACCCGGCGAAGCCGTGCGCGCGGCGTCGCTCGATCGCGGGGCGGGCAGCGCGCAGTAA
- a CDS encoding cytochrome b: MKNILAKQTRYSSPAIFFHWAVFVLVALAYLAIEIRGPKGSDSRVFWMNVHLTAGTFVLVLSVLRVLWRIVSRVPDAIQQAAVLRWLSKLAHVALYVFIIAQPLLGIMMINLGGKPVSLDWLGLSFTLFGPDKALRPTIKEAHELIGNAFYFVIGLHALAALYHHFIRRDNVLRRMAP, translated from the coding sequence ATGAAAAACATCCTCGCGAAACAGACGCGCTACAGCTCGCCCGCGATCTTCTTCCATTGGGCCGTCTTCGTGCTGGTGGCGCTGGCCTACCTGGCCATCGAGATCCGCGGCCCGAAGGGCAGCGACAGCCGTGTGTTCTGGATGAACGTGCACCTCACCGCGGGCACGTTCGTGCTCGTGCTGTCGGTGCTGCGCGTGCTGTGGCGGATCGTGAGCCGTGTGCCGGACGCCATTCAGCAGGCGGCGGTGCTGCGCTGGCTGTCGAAGCTCGCGCATGTCGCGCTCTACGTGTTCATCATCGCGCAGCCGCTGCTCGGCATCATGATGATCAACCTGGGCGGCAAGCCGGTGTCGCTCGACTGGCTCGGCCTGTCGTTCACGCTGTTCGGCCCCGACAAGGCGCTGCGGCCGACGATCAAGGAAGCGCACGAACTGATCGGCAACGCGTTCTACTTCGTGATCGGCCTGCATGCGCTCGCCGCGCTGTACCACCATTTCATCCGGCGCGACAACGTGCTGCGGCGCATGGCGCCCTGA